In a genomic window of Arthrobacter woluwensis:
- a CDS encoding DNA-directed RNA polymerase subunit alpha, producing the protein MLIAQRPTLTEEVVSENRSRFVIEPLEPGFGYTLGNSLRRTLLSSIPGAAVTSIRIDGVLHEFTTVPGVKEDVTEIILNIKNLSVSSEHDEPVVAYLRKQGPGVVTAADIAPPAGVEFHNPDLHIATLNSKGKFELELTIERGRGYVSAAQNKAGDSEIGRIPVDSIYSPVMKVTFRVEATRVEQRTDFDKLVVDVETKQSIAPRDAVASAGTTLVELFGLARELNVAAEGIEIGPSPTDAALAADMALAIEELDLTVRSYNCLKREGIHTVGELVARSEADLMDIRNFGAKSIDEVKAKLVELGLSLKDSPPGFDLAARAAAIDEDDATFSDEEA; encoded by the coding sequence GTGCTCATTGCACAGCGCCCCACCCTCACTGAAGAGGTCGTTTCCGAAAACCGCTCCCGGTTCGTCATCGAACCGCTGGAGCCGGGCTTCGGTTACACTCTCGGCAATTCCCTGCGTCGTACCCTGCTCTCCTCGATCCCCGGCGCTGCTGTCACCAGCATCCGGATCGACGGCGTGCTGCACGAGTTCACCACTGTTCCGGGTGTGAAGGAGGATGTCACTGAGATCATCCTGAACATCAAGAACCTCTCGGTGTCCTCCGAGCACGATGAGCCGGTTGTCGCATACCTGCGCAAGCAGGGCCCCGGTGTCGTCACCGCTGCGGACATCGCTCCGCCGGCCGGCGTGGAATTCCACAACCCGGACCTGCACATCGCGACCCTGAATTCCAAGGGCAAGTTCGAGCTCGAACTGACCATCGAGCGTGGCCGTGGCTACGTCTCCGCTGCTCAGAACAAGGCTGGCGACTCCGAGATCGGCCGTATCCCGGTCGACTCGATCTACTCGCCCGTCATGAAGGTGACCTTCCGCGTGGAGGCCACCCGTGTCGAGCAGCGCACCGACTTCGACAAGCTCGTCGTCGATGTCGAGACCAAGCAGTCCATCGCCCCGCGCGATGCCGTCGCTTCCGCCGGCACCACGCTGGTCGAGCTCTTCGGTCTGGCCCGCGAGCTCAACGTTGCCGCTGAGGGCATTGAAATCGGCCCGTCGCCCACGGACGCTGCTCTGGCAGCCGACATGGCGCTGGCCATCGAGGAACTGGACCTCACGGTCCGTTCCTACAACTGCCTCAAGCGCGAGGGCATCCACACCGTGGGCGAACTCGTGGCGCGTTCCGAGGCCGACCTGATGGACATCCGGAACTTCGGTGCCAAGTCCATCGACGAGGTCAAGGCCAAGCTTGTTGAACTGGGTCTCTCTCTGAAGGATTCGCCTCCCGGATTCGATCTCGCCGCCCGCGCGGCCGCGATCGATGAGGACGACGCGACCTTCAGCGACGAAGAAGCCTGA
- the rpsI gene encoding 30S ribosomal protein S9: MAQNEELTTEAVEAEEIPTSYTSESAPAQASEQKERPALTVPGSGVGRRKEAIARVRVVPGSGKWTINGRELDNYFPNKLHQQEVNEPFRILELEGAYDVIARIHGGGPSGQAGALRLGIARSLNEIDVENNRPTLKKAGFLTRDARVIERKKAGLKKARKAQQYSKR, encoded by the coding sequence GTGGCTCAGAACGAAGAACTGACCACCGAGGCCGTCGAGGCCGAGGAAATCCCCACCAGCTACACCTCGGAGAGCGCCCCGGCGCAGGCTTCCGAGCAGAAGGAGCGCCCGGCCCTGACGGTGCCCGGCTCCGGTGTCGGCCGCCGTAAGGAAGCCATCGCCCGCGTGCGCGTCGTTCCGGGTTCCGGCAAGTGGACCATCAACGGCCGCGAGCTGGACAACTACTTCCCGAACAAGCTGCACCAGCAGGAAGTCAACGAGCCGTTCCGCATCCTCGAGCTCGAGGGCGCTTACGACGTCATCGCCCGCATCCACGGTGGTGGCCCCTCCGGCCAGGCCGGCGCGCTGCGTCTCGGCATCGCTCGTTCCCTGAACGAGATCGACGTCGAGAACAACCGCCCGACCCTCAAGAAGGCCGGCTTCCTGACTCGTGACGCCCGCGTCATCGAGCGTAAGAAGGCCGGTCTCAAGAAGGCCCGTAAGGCTCAGCAGTACTCCAAGCGCTAA
- the rplQ gene encoding 50S ribosomal protein L17, with translation MPTPSKGPRLGGGPAHERLMLANLAAQLFEHKRITTTVTKAKRLKPYAERLVTFAKRGDLASRRRVLGLISDKGIVHELFTDIAKQVENRPGGYTRITKIGNRKGDNAPMAVIELVLEPLSAKQAVVAEATKAAEKAAPAEEAAVEAPAEETTEVVEETVEAPVAEEATEEAAEEKDAK, from the coding sequence ATGCCTACCCCCTCCAAGGGTCCGCGCCTGGGCGGTGGCCCGGCTCACGAGCGCCTGATGCTCGCGAACCTGGCCGCTCAGCTCTTCGAGCACAAGCGCATCACCACCACGGTCACCAAGGCCAAGCGCCTGAAGCCGTACGCCGAGCGTCTGGTCACCTTCGCCAAGCGTGGCGACCTCGCCTCCCGCCGCCGCGTGCTCGGCCTGATCAGCGACAAGGGCATCGTCCACGAGCTGTTCACCGACATCGCCAAGCAGGTGGAGAACCGTCCCGGCGGCTACACCCGCATCACCAAGATCGGCAACCGCAAGGGCGACAACGCCCCCATGGCCGTGATCGAGCTCGTGCTCGAGCCGCTCTCCGCAAAGCAGGCTGTTGTGGCCGAGGCCACCAAGGCTGCTGAGAAGGCCGCTCCGGCCGAGGAAGCCGCTGTCGAGGCTCCGGCCGAGGAGACCACTGAGGTCGTCGAGGAGACCGTCGAGGCTCCCGTCGCCGAAGAGGCCACCGAGGAAGCAGCTGAGGAGAAGGACGCCAAGTAA
- the rplM gene encoding 50S ribosomal protein L13, with amino-acid sequence MRTYTPKPGDVDRQWHVIDATDVVLGRLASHTANLLRGKHKPTFAAHMDMGDFVIIINAEKVALTGAKLEQKRAYRHSGYPGGLKSVNYAELLEKNPVLAVQKAVKGMLPKNSLAAAQLTKLKVYRGAEHPHAAQQPQTFEITQVAQ; translated from the coding sequence GTGCGTACGTACACCCCGAAGCCCGGCGATGTTGATCGCCAGTGGCACGTCATTGACGCAACCGACGTCGTCCTGGGCCGTCTTGCCAGCCACACCGCCAATCTCCTGCGCGGCAAGCACAAGCCGACCTTCGCCGCTCACATGGACATGGGCGACTTCGTCATCATCATCAACGCCGAGAAGGTGGCCCTGACCGGCGCCAAGCTCGAGCAGAAGCGCGCTTACCGCCACTCCGGTTACCCGGGCGGCCTCAAGAGCGTCAACTACGCCGAACTGCTGGAGAAGAACCCGGTTCTGGCCGTGCAGAAGGCCGTCAAGGGCATGCTGCCGAAGAACTCCCTGGCTGCCGCTCAGCTGACCAAGCTGAAGGTGTACCGCGGTGCTGAGCACCCGCACGCCGCTCAGCAGCCCCAGACTTTCGAAATCACCCAGGTCGCCCAGTAG
- the glmM gene encoding phosphoglucosamine mutase: protein MSRLFGTDGVRGLANGLLTAELSLQLAQAAAVVLGHNHSNGSRPRAVVARDPRASGEFISAAVEAGLASSGVDVYDAGVLPTPAAAFLVADLEADFGVMISASHNPAPDNGIKFFARGGHKLPDEVEDAIEAQMELGFERPQAAGVGRIRRFSDAEDRYILHLLRSIAPQRLEGLKVVLDCANGAASGCSPELFKDAGADIVVIGADPDGLNINDGVGSTHLGPLKAAVLEHGADLGIAHDGDADRCLAVDHEGQEVDGDQIMAILALSLKEAGQLSQDTLVATVMSNLGLKIALRDAGITIKETAVGDRYVLEGMREGGFNLGGEQSGHVIFADYATTGDGLLTGLQLAAQVARTGRSLKELAGAMNKLPQLMINVKGVDKARATQDPHVAAAVARAEQELGETGRVLLRPSGTEPVVRVMVEAADMETATRVCEDLAAIVKEHLALEPTS, encoded by the coding sequence ATGTCTAGATTATTTGGAACCGATGGTGTCCGGGGCCTGGCGAACGGACTGCTGACCGCTGAACTGTCCCTGCAGCTGGCCCAGGCCGCGGCCGTGGTGCTGGGGCACAACCACAGCAACGGGAGCCGGCCACGCGCCGTCGTCGCACGAGATCCGAGGGCCAGCGGCGAGTTCATCTCGGCGGCCGTCGAGGCCGGCCTCGCCAGCTCCGGCGTGGACGTCTACGACGCGGGCGTGCTGCCCACCCCGGCCGCCGCCTTCCTGGTGGCCGATCTGGAGGCCGACTTCGGCGTCATGATCTCCGCCTCCCACAACCCGGCGCCGGACAACGGCATCAAGTTCTTCGCCCGCGGCGGCCACAAGCTGCCGGACGAGGTGGAGGATGCGATCGAGGCCCAGATGGAACTCGGCTTCGAACGCCCCCAGGCCGCCGGCGTGGGCCGTATCCGCCGCTTCTCCGACGCCGAGGACCGCTACATCCTGCACCTCCTGCGGTCGATCGCCCCCCAGCGCCTGGAAGGCCTCAAGGTCGTGCTGGACTGCGCGAACGGCGCCGCCAGCGGCTGTTCCCCTGAACTCTTCAAGGACGCCGGCGCGGACATCGTGGTCATCGGCGCCGATCCGGACGGCCTGAACATCAACGACGGCGTGGGTTCCACCCACCTCGGCCCGCTCAAGGCAGCCGTGCTGGAGCACGGCGCGGACCTCGGGATCGCTCACGACGGCGACGCCGACCGCTGCCTCGCGGTCGACCATGAGGGTCAGGAGGTCGACGGCGACCAGATCATGGCGATCCTGGCGCTCTCCCTCAAGGAGGCCGGCCAGCTCAGCCAGGACACCCTGGTAGCCACCGTGATGAGCAACCTCGGACTTAAGATCGCCCTGCGCGACGCCGGGATCACCATCAAGGAGACTGCGGTCGGGGACCGTTACGTCTTGGAAGGCATGCGCGAGGGCGGCTTCAACCTCGGCGGCGAGCAGTCGGGCCACGTGATCTTCGCGGACTACGCCACCACCGGTGACGGCCTCCTCACGGGCCTGCAGCTGGCCGCTCAGGTGGCACGCACCGGCCGCAGCCTCAAGGAGCTGGCCGGGGCCATGAACAAGCTCCCGCAGCTCATGATCAACGTCAAGGGCGTCGACAAGGCCCGCGCCACTCAGGATCCCCACGTGGCCGCCGCCGTGGCCCGCGCGGAACAGGAGCTCGGCGAGACCGGCCGTGTCCTCCTCCGCCCCTCCGGCACCGAGCCCGTGGTCCGGGTCATGGTGGAGGCCGCGGACATGGAGACCGCCACCCGCGTGTGCGAGGACCTCGCGGCGATCGTCAAGGAGCACTTGGCCCTCGAGCCGACCTCCTGA
- a CDS encoding M15 family metallopeptidase has product MEPRRRDLLRAGLLGAGALGLAACSPTTPPQGSASASPAAAGGISASGSRSPSPTASVAPSPKPAPAAPYLSLRGPRHSFDDPRSPWVVVNKHRPLRPVDFAPQDLRAPAVACTAQGELALVNATTATAAEKMFAAASQDGVGLVLASGYRSHATQVGLYQSYANARGTASADTASARPGYSEHQTGWAFDIGDSGGSCAFVPCFASTPAAVWAAKRAHEFGFIVRYQMDQEAVTGYLAESWHLRYIGPEAARDMHARGIKNLEQYFGLPSAPGYR; this is encoded by the coding sequence ATGGAACCACGACGGAGAGATCTTCTGCGGGCCGGTCTGCTCGGCGCCGGGGCACTCGGCCTCGCCGCCTGTTCGCCGACGACGCCGCCCCAGGGTTCCGCCTCGGCCTCACCGGCCGCGGCGGGCGGCATCTCCGCCTCCGGTTCGCGGTCGCCGTCGCCGACCGCTTCCGTCGCGCCGTCCCCGAAGCCCGCACCGGCCGCACCGTACTTGTCGCTGCGAGGCCCACGGCACTCGTTCGATGACCCCCGGAGCCCGTGGGTCGTGGTGAACAAGCACCGTCCGCTGCGACCCGTGGACTTCGCGCCGCAGGATCTGCGCGCCCCCGCGGTCGCGTGCACGGCACAGGGCGAACTGGCGCTCGTGAACGCGACCACCGCCACGGCGGCCGAGAAGATGTTCGCCGCCGCCTCTCAGGACGGCGTGGGCCTGGTCCTGGCGAGCGGTTACCGCTCCCACGCGACCCAGGTGGGCCTGTACCAGTCGTACGCGAACGCCCGCGGCACCGCCAGCGCGGACACCGCGTCGGCCCGTCCGGGCTACTCAGAGCACCAGACCGGCTGGGCGTTCGACATCGGGGACAGCGGCGGCTCCTGCGCGTTCGTCCCGTGCTTCGCTTCCACTCCGGCCGCCGTCTGGGCCGCCAAGAGGGCCCACGAGTTCGGCTTCATCGTCCGGTACCAGATGGACCAGGAGGCCGTGACGGGGTACCTCGCGGAGTCATGGCACCTGCGGTACATCGGTCCGGAAGCCGCCCGGGACATGCATGCTCGCGGCATCAAGAACCTGGAGCAGTACTTCGGTCTGCCGTCCGCCCCTGGCTACCGCTAG
- the infA gene encoding translation initiation factor IF-1: MAKKDGVIEIEGVVTEALPNAMFRVELTNKHIVLAHISGKMRQHYIRILPEDRVVVELSPYDLTRGRIVYRYK, from the coding sequence ATGGCCAAGAAGGACGGGGTCATTGAGATCGAAGGCGTGGTGACCGAAGCGCTGCCCAACGCGATGTTCCGTGTTGAGCTGACGAACAAGCACATCGTCTTGGCACACATCTCTGGAAAGATGCGTCAGCACTACATCAGGATCCTCCCGGAGGACCGCGTGGTGGTGGAGCTGAGCCCGTACGACCTCACCAGGGGTCGTATCGTCTACCGCTACAAGTAA
- the rpsM gene encoding 30S ribosomal protein S13, with protein MARLAGVDIPREKRLVIALTYIYGVGKTRAQETLAATGISPDVRVKDLSDAELVQLRDYIEGNYKVEGDLRREVAADIRRKVEIGSYQGLRHRRGLPVHGQRTKTNARTRKGPKRTVAGKKKAGR; from the coding sequence ATGGCTCGTCTCGCTGGCGTTGACATCCCCCGCGAAAAGCGGTTGGTGATCGCGCTTACTTACATCTACGGCGTGGGCAAGACCCGTGCACAGGAAACCCTGGCTGCCACCGGCATCAGCCCGGACGTCCGGGTCAAGGACCTCAGTGACGCTGAGCTGGTTCAGCTGCGTGACTACATCGAGGGCAACTACAAGGTTGAGGGTGACCTTCGCCGCGAAGTGGCTGCTGACATCCGCCGCAAGGTCGAGATCGGCAGCTACCAGGGTCTGCGTCACCGCAGGGGCCTGCCGGTCCACGGTCAGCGCACCAAGACCAACGCTCGTACCCGTAAGGGTCCGAAGCGGACCGTCGCAGGCAAGAAGAAGGCCGGCCGCTAA
- the mscL gene encoding large conductance mechanosensitive channel protein MscL, which yields MLKGFKEFIMKGNVVDLAVAVVMGAAFGAVIDSIVKGLLTPLIARLFQAKDLAGMTWEGFAYGSVIAAVINFVLIAAAIYFVVVVPMNHMIARRNAKLGIKEEEEAVDPQIALLTEIRDSLKNR from the coding sequence ATGCTCAAGGGTTTCAAAGAATTCATCATGAAGGGCAACGTCGTCGATCTGGCCGTTGCCGTCGTTATGGGCGCCGCCTTCGGTGCGGTCATCGACTCCATCGTCAAGGGGCTGCTCACTCCGCTGATCGCCCGTCTGTTCCAAGCCAAGGACCTCGCAGGCATGACCTGGGAGGGCTTCGCCTACGGCAGTGTCATCGCAGCCGTCATCAACTTCGTCCTCATCGCCGCCGCCATCTACTTCGTCGTCGTCGTGCCGATGAACCACATGATCGCCCGTCGCAATGCCAAGCTCGGCATCAAGGAAGAGGAAGAGGCGGTCGATCCGCAGATCGCCCTCCTCACCGAGATCCGCGACTCCCTCAAGAACCGCTGA
- the rpsK gene encoding 30S ribosomal protein S11 — protein MPPKTRGAVRKPRKKDKKNIALGQAHIKSTFNNTIVSITDPSGAVISWASAGEVGFKGSRKSTPYAAQMAAETAAKRAQEHGLRKVDVFVKGPGSGRETAIRSLQAAGLEVGSIQDVTPSAHNGCRPPKRRRV, from the coding sequence ATGCCCCCGAAGACTCGTGGCGCTGTCCGCAAGCCGCGTAAGAAGGACAAGAAGAATATCGCGCTTGGACAGGCGCACATCAAGAGCACTTTCAACAACACCATCGTGTCCATCACGGACCCGTCCGGTGCTGTGATCTCCTGGGCTTCCGCCGGTGAGGTCGGCTTCAAGGGCTCCCGCAAGTCCACCCCGTACGCCGCGCAGATGGCTGCTGAGACTGCCGCGAAGCGCGCGCAGGAGCACGGTCTCCGCAAGGTGGACGTGTTCGTGAAGGGCCCGGGCTCCGGCCGCGAAACGGCTATCCGTTCGCTGCAGGCCGCCGGCCTCGAGGTCGGTTCCATCCAGGACGTGACCCCGAGCGCTCACAACGGCTGCCGTCCGCCGAAGCGCCGCCGCGTCTAG
- the rpmJ gene encoding 50S ribosomal protein L36, with protein MKVKPSVKQICDKCKVIRRNGRVMVICENPRHKQRQG; from the coding sequence ATGAAGGTCAAGCCGAGCGTCAAGCAGATCTGCGACAAGTGCAAAGTGATCCGCCGTAACGGCCGGGTCATGGTGATCTGCGAGAACCCGCGCCACAAGCAGCGCCAGGGCTGA
- a CDS encoding carbohydrate ABC transporter permease, whose protein sequence is MTDTEIPLAQRPVTQAPPRAAAGAPAPATAERKRGWSPRRRRDFLVFLAFAAPNLLLIGVFTYLPLLNNIYYSTLDWTLGSAEATVVGFGNYLTFFTSPDAPRVLGTTAVFTVLTVGGSMVLGLLVALALNAKVKGTTFARAAVFAPYVLSGVGVGLVWLFIFDPGYGVLAWILRGAGLKSPEWINDPQLALVMVIVVYVWKNLGYCAVVFLAGLQSLPTEVMEAASLDGANGARRFLSISLPLLSPTTFFLLITTMISSLQAFDLIRIMTPLGNGTSTLIYEAYLQAFGAYNRAGYSAAISVVLFAILLVVTVLQLRFVEKKVHYA, encoded by the coding sequence ATGACTGATACTGAGATTCCCCTTGCCCAGCGCCCCGTGACGCAGGCCCCTCCCCGGGCCGCCGCCGGCGCTCCCGCCCCAGCGACGGCGGAACGGAAACGCGGTTGGAGCCCCCGGCGCCGTCGTGACTTCCTGGTGTTCCTCGCCTTCGCAGCGCCGAACCTCCTGCTGATCGGCGTCTTCACCTACCTGCCGTTGCTGAACAACATCTACTACTCCACCCTCGACTGGACGCTCGGCTCGGCGGAGGCCACCGTGGTCGGGTTCGGCAACTACCTGACCTTCTTCACCAGCCCGGACGCGCCGCGTGTCCTCGGGACCACTGCCGTGTTCACCGTGCTCACGGTCGGCGGCTCGATGGTCCTGGGCCTCCTGGTGGCCCTCGCCCTGAACGCCAAGGTCAAGGGCACCACCTTCGCCCGCGCCGCGGTGTTCGCCCCCTACGTCCTGTCCGGTGTCGGCGTCGGCCTGGTCTGGCTGTTCATCTTCGACCCCGGCTACGGCGTCCTGGCCTGGATCCTACGCGGCGCCGGGCTGAAGAGTCCCGAATGGATCAACGATCCCCAGCTGGCGCTGGTCATGGTGATCGTGGTCTACGTCTGGAAGAACCTCGGCTACTGCGCCGTCGTCTTCCTCGCAGGCCTGCAGTCGCTGCCCACCGAGGTGATGGAGGCCGCGTCCCTGGACGGCGCCAACGGCGCGCGGCGGTTCCTGAGCATCTCCCTGCCGCTGCTCTCCCCCACCACGTTCTTCCTGCTCATCACCACCATGATCAGCTCGCTCCAGGCCTTCGACCTGATCCGGATCATGACGCCGCTGGGCAACGGCACCAGCACGCTCATCTACGAGGCCTATCTGCAGGCCTTCGGCGCCTACAACCGCGCCGGCTACTCGGCGGCCATCTCCGTGGTGCTGTTCGCCATCCTTCTGGTTGTCACCGTCCTCCAGCTGCGTTTCGTGGAGAAGAAGGTGCACTACGCATGA
- a CDS encoding P1 family peptidase, whose amino-acid sequence MGRITEVPGVRVGHAEHVGDGWLSGVTVVLPPPGTVGSVDVRGGGPGTHETDALDPSTLVPTVDAVVLTGGSAYGLASAGGAQLWCEEQGLGFPVQGGVVPIVPAAAIFDLGRGGDFRARPDLEMGYRAARDGGSREPGHDVERGNVGAGTGALIAQGAYKGGLGTSAVHLDGGIVVGALAIVNALGSPIGLEPAAAQRGNPVSARTSEERASARRIPPDSQAAVPESVPGAGSLNTTLAVVVTNAALDAAQCRRTATAAHAGLARALNPSHTLADGDTVFALSTGGSAGWTGLDPAARTAFLIGLQSAAAEAVRLAILDGVAQAEAITTPAGTFPAFGDGGA is encoded by the coding sequence ATGGGACGGATCACGGAGGTGCCCGGGGTACGGGTGGGTCATGCGGAACACGTCGGCGACGGATGGCTGAGCGGGGTCACCGTGGTGCTGCCGCCGCCCGGGACTGTCGGGTCGGTGGATGTGAGAGGCGGCGGACCCGGGACCCACGAGACCGACGCCCTGGACCCCAGCACACTGGTCCCGACCGTTGACGCGGTCGTCCTGACCGGCGGCAGTGCCTACGGACTCGCCTCGGCGGGCGGGGCGCAGCTCTGGTGCGAAGAACAGGGCCTGGGCTTTCCGGTGCAGGGCGGCGTGGTGCCGATCGTCCCGGCCGCCGCGATCTTCGACCTGGGGCGCGGAGGCGACTTCCGCGCGCGCCCCGATCTGGAGATGGGGTACCGGGCGGCGCGGGACGGCGGATCGCGCGAGCCGGGGCACGACGTCGAGCGGGGCAACGTCGGCGCCGGAACCGGCGCGCTGATCGCCCAGGGCGCGTACAAGGGAGGGCTCGGAACGTCGGCCGTCCACCTGGACGGCGGCATCGTGGTCGGAGCGCTCGCGATCGTCAACGCGCTGGGTTCTCCGATCGGACTCGAACCAGCAGCAGCGCAGCGAGGGAATCCTGTCAGCGCGCGTACAAGCGAGGAACGAGCGAGCGCGCGGAGGATTCCTCCCGACTCGCAGGCGGCGGTGCCCGAATCCGTGCCGGGCGCAGGCTCGCTCAACACGACGCTCGCCGTCGTCGTGACGAATGCCGCGCTGGACGCCGCCCAGTGCCGCCGCACCGCGACGGCGGCGCACGCCGGCCTGGCGCGGGCCCTGAACCCGAGCCACACCCTGGCCGACGGGGACACGGTGTTCGCGCTCTCGACCGGTGGATCCGCAGGCTGGACCGGGCTGGATCCGGCGGCCCGGACCGCGTTCCTGATCGGTCTGCAGAGCGCCGCGGCCGAGGCGGTCCGCCTGGCGATTCTGGACGGCGTGGCTCAGGCGGAGGCCATCACGACGCCGGCGGGGACGTTCCCGGCATTCGGCGATGGGGGTGCGTGA
- a CDS encoding carbohydrate ABC transporter permease: MSTLTDGRPRALSRKNLVATLAGGYIPLIVATLVVFLPLLWMVLSSFKQPGEIVTTDLKILPQAPTLDNYHTAMTTVPFGQFFLNSVIVTAVGSAIKVSLAILTAYALVFVRFPFKNVVFVIILVALMVPAQVSILPNYILIAGLGGKNTLWGIILPGLGTAFGTFLLRQHFLTLPGSILEAAELDGAGHWRRLWRVVVPVSIPSIATVGLVTVVSEWNDYIWPLIITDRPESMTLPVGLTLLQNSESNGAGWGILMAGSVLVILPVLLIFAMLQRYIVAGLTQGSVTG; this comes from the coding sequence ATGAGCACTCTGACCGACGGCCGTCCCCGCGCCCTCAGCCGGAAGAACCTCGTGGCCACGCTCGCCGGCGGCTACATCCCCTTGATCGTGGCCACCCTGGTGGTGTTCCTGCCCCTGCTCTGGATGGTGCTGAGCTCCTTCAAGCAGCCCGGCGAGATCGTCACCACGGACCTGAAGATCCTGCCCCAGGCGCCCACTCTGGACAACTACCACACGGCCATGACCACCGTGCCGTTCGGACAGTTCTTCCTCAACAGCGTGATCGTCACGGCCGTGGGCTCCGCCATCAAGGTGAGCCTGGCCATCCTGACGGCCTACGCCCTGGTGTTCGTCCGGTTCCCGTTCAAGAACGTCGTGTTCGTGATCATCCTGGTGGCCCTCATGGTCCCTGCCCAGGTGTCCATCCTGCCGAACTACATCCTGATCGCCGGGCTGGGCGGGAAGAACACCCTGTGGGGCATCATCCTGCCGGGCCTGGGCACCGCCTTCGGGACCTTCCTGCTCCGTCAGCACTTCCTCACCCTGCCGGGTTCCATCCTGGAAGCCGCGGAGCTCGACGGAGCCGGGCACTGGCGCCGGCTCTGGCGGGTCGTGGTGCCGGTCTCCATCCCTTCGATCGCCACCGTGGGCCTCGTGACCGTGGTCAGCGAGTGGAACGACTACATCTGGCCTCTCATCATCACGGACCGCCCCGAGAGCATGACCCTTCCCGTCGGCCTGACACTCCTTCAGAACTCGGAGAGCAACGGCGCCGGCTGGGGCATCCTCATGGCCGGCTCGGTCCTGGTCATCCTGCCCGTCCTCCTCATCTTCGCCATGCTCCAGCGCTACATCGTCGCCGGCCTCACCCAGGGCAGCGTCACGGGCTGA
- the truA gene encoding tRNA pseudouridine(38-40) synthase TruA, with amino-acid sequence MQFEEPVVTPTGDGGFLRVRMGLAYDGAPFRGWAVQPGLLTVQGVLEEALEMVLRRPVRLTVAGRTDAGVHSRGQVVHWDTTEAEWERVGRGNVDGAAKTLQRRLRGTLAKVLGDLNGAVVVHSVELAAEGFDARFSALWRRYSYRIADDARSWDPLGRSLVLWHKKPLDTEAMNRGAAQLLGLNDFRSYCKPREGATTVRELQRFDFERGADGVITAHIQADAFCHNMVRALIGATLTVGEGAEPPPWLWERLLEKRRDSRSVLAPAHPLVLECVAYPEDDQLKARADQTRALRD; translated from the coding sequence ATGCAGTTCGAAGAACCCGTCGTCACCCCCACCGGTGACGGCGGGTTTCTTCGTGTCCGGATGGGGCTGGCCTACGACGGCGCCCCGTTCCGTGGCTGGGCCGTGCAGCCGGGACTGCTCACGGTCCAGGGCGTGCTGGAGGAAGCCCTCGAGATGGTCCTTCGCCGGCCCGTGCGCCTCACGGTCGCCGGGCGCACGGACGCGGGCGTCCATTCCCGCGGCCAGGTGGTCCACTGGGACACCACCGAGGCCGAGTGGGAGCGCGTGGGCCGCGGGAACGTGGACGGCGCTGCCAAGACGCTGCAGCGCAGGCTCCGCGGCACCCTGGCGAAGGTTCTGGGGGACCTGAACGGCGCCGTCGTCGTGCACAGCGTGGAACTCGCGGCAGAGGGCTTCGACGCCCGCTTCAGCGCCCTGTGGCGCCGCTACAGCTACCGGATCGCCGACGACGCGCGGAGCTGGGATCCGCTGGGCCGCTCGCTCGTGCTGTGGCACAAGAAGCCGCTGGACACCGAGGCGATGAATCGCGGCGCCGCGCAGCTCCTGGGCCTGAACGACTTCCGGTCGTACTGCAAGCCCCGCGAAGGGGCGACCACAGTTCGCGAGCTCCAGCGCTTCGACTTCGAGCGGGGCGCGGACGGCGTGATCACGGCGCACATCCAGGCCGACGCGTTCTGTCACAACATGGTGCGGGCGCTGATCGGCGCCACGCTGACCGTGGGGGAGGGCGCCGAGCCGCCGCCCTGGCTCTGGGAACGGCTGCTGGAGAAGCGGCGTGACTCGCGATCGGTCCTGGCGCCGGCACATCCCCTGGTCCTGGAGTGCGTGGCCTACCCCGAGGACGACCAGCTCAAGGCCCGCGCCGACCAGACCAGGGCCCTCCGGGACTGA